A genomic window from Armatimonadota bacterium includes:
- a CDS encoding glutamate synthase, giving the protein MSARPNAEAVTQLIRSREGLPAPVPFSRRKVEAEGGCGVVGLAATVPVLGRHILAPCRQMHNRGNGKGGGLAAAGLLPEQMGVDADRLATDYLVQIAYLTPELRRDIEAAFIDPVFDLHAGYRIPTVDDHRDVPGLTVRPPDVWRYFARVREDVLAQFIETHRLDAVSVQAAEDEYVSQWAFRLNTRFYAGGPPPGPPSGPGASGRHAFVLSYGRDMLVLKIVGYAEDALHYYRMEDVRARIWIGHQRYPTKGRVWHPGGAHPFAALDVALVHNGDFANYHAVCEYLAQRNLFPLFLTDTEVAVLLFDLWSRTYGYPTEYLIEAMAPTTERDFLLLPEEKRTVYRAIQASHIHGSPDGPWFFIIGRSLIEQGRVGGWQLLGITDTSMLRPQVFALQEGEVSVGIIASEKQAIDATLASLSHEDARICPLADRYWNARGGSYTDGGAFLFTVRPEGTLTCSNKFGAVVRTPPGQRHRLPLLRVASVASPPAGSGAGRAAAAVRTSPPVHLTTPEAVYAQGVRLFRSADYETIERWLSAVRAEARGGGSVRAVALEGLTRLLDGRWPTGAKKRASLLAVLHAAVYGLLRDVPPINGAAPMVRIGRSDWAMLSAPQRPDQTLVIDARGFPMEGEQGLSRALVRAYALGWRTLIVFDVHGQRFIGSGFGPRTGDVRLEIYGSSGDYLGSGLDGMTLTVHGDAQDQVGQILKAGKLVIHGSVGQTFLYGAKGGEIYVLGSAAGRPLINAVGRPRVVINGTALDYLAESFMAGDPLEGGGFCILNGVTFDHDGRIVDLDTPYPGGNLFSLASGGAIYARDPYRRLDEDQLNGGRFADLTAADWNLIRPYLEENERLFAIPVERLLTVDGHVRSPEDVYRKVEPVELGVLKG; this is encoded by the coding sequence ATGAGCGCGCGACCGAATGCCGAGGCGGTCACCCAGCTCATCCGCTCGCGGGAGGGGCTGCCCGCCCCGGTCCCGTTCTCCCGGCGAAAGGTCGAAGCCGAGGGCGGGTGCGGCGTCGTCGGCCTGGCCGCCACCGTCCCCGTCCTGGGCCGGCACATTCTGGCTCCCTGCCGTCAGATGCACAACCGCGGCAACGGCAAAGGCGGCGGGCTGGCCGCGGCCGGCCTCCTCCCGGAGCAGATGGGGGTGGACGCGGACCGCCTGGCCACGGACTACCTCGTCCAGATCGCCTACCTCACCCCGGAGTTGCGCCGCGACATCGAGGCCGCGTTCATCGATCCCGTCTTCGACCTGCACGCCGGGTACCGGATTCCCACCGTCGACGACCACCGCGACGTTCCCGGACTGACCGTGCGGCCGCCGGACGTGTGGCGCTACTTCGCACGGGTGCGCGAAGATGTGCTGGCGCAGTTCATCGAAACGCATCGCCTCGACGCCGTGTCCGTCCAGGCCGCGGAGGACGAATACGTCAGTCAGTGGGCGTTTCGTCTGAACACGCGATTCTACGCCGGCGGACCGCCCCCGGGCCCTCCCTCGGGGCCCGGCGCCTCCGGGCGGCACGCCTTCGTCCTCTCCTACGGCCGCGACATGCTGGTGCTCAAGATCGTCGGGTACGCCGAGGACGCCCTGCACTACTACCGGATGGAGGACGTGCGGGCCCGGATCTGGATCGGCCACCAGCGCTACCCGACCAAGGGCCGTGTCTGGCATCCGGGCGGCGCGCACCCCTTCGCCGCGCTGGACGTGGCGCTGGTCCACAACGGGGACTTCGCCAACTACCACGCGGTATGCGAGTATCTCGCCCAGCGGAATCTGTTCCCGCTGTTCCTGACCGATACCGAAGTCGCCGTCCTGTTGTTCGATCTGTGGAGCCGCACCTACGGCTATCCCACCGAGTATCTCATCGAGGCCATGGCCCCGACCACGGAGCGCGACTTTCTCCTGCTGCCGGAGGAGAAGCGCACGGTGTACCGCGCCATCCAGGCCAGCCACATCCACGGCTCGCCCGACGGGCCGTGGTTCTTCATCATCGGCCGCTCCCTGATCGAGCAGGGGCGGGTGGGGGGCTGGCAGCTGCTGGGAATCACCGACACCTCGATGCTGCGGCCCCAGGTGTTCGCCCTGCAGGAAGGAGAGGTCTCCGTCGGCATCATCGCCTCCGAGAAGCAGGCCATCGACGCCACGCTGGCCAGCCTCTCCCACGAGGATGCCCGGATCTGCCCCCTCGCCGACCGCTACTGGAACGCCCGCGGGGGATCCTACACCGACGGCGGGGCCTTCCTGTTCACGGTCCGGCCCGAGGGGACGCTGACCTGCAGCAACAAATTCGGCGCTGTGGTGCGCACGCCGCCGGGGCAGCGGCACCGCCTGCCGCTCCTCCGGGTGGCGTCGGTCGCGTCCCCGCCGGCCGGCTCCGGAGCGGGCCGGGCCGCCGCCGCGGTGCGCACTTCGCCTCCCGTGCATCTGACGACGCCTGAGGCCGTCTACGCCCAGGGGGTCCGGCTCTTCCGCAGCGCGGACTACGAGACGATCGAACGCTGGCTCTCCGCGGTCCGGGCAGAGGCGCGCGGCGGCGGGTCAGTGCGCGCCGTCGCGCTGGAAGGGCTGACCCGGCTGCTGGACGGGCGCTGGCCGACGGGAGCAAAGAAGCGCGCCTCGCTGCTGGCCGTGCTCCACGCCGCCGTCTACGGCCTGCTGCGCGACGTGCCCCCGATCAACGGCGCGGCGCCCATGGTCCGCATCGGCCGGAGCGACTGGGCGATGCTCAGCGCGCCGCAGCGGCCGGACCAGACGCTGGTCATCGACGCCCGCGGGTTTCCCATGGAAGGCGAACAGGGTCTCTCCCGGGCCCTGGTCCGGGCCTACGCGCTCGGCTGGCGAACCCTGATCGTCTTCGACGTCCACGGCCAGCGGTTCATCGGCAGCGGCTTCGGCCCGCGGACGGGGGACGTGCGGCTGGAGATCTACGGGTCCTCGGGCGACTACCTCGGCTCGGGCCTGGACGGGATGACGCTCACCGTACACGGCGACGCCCAGGATCAGGTCGGGCAGATCCTCAAGGCCGGGAAGCTCGTCATCCACGGCAGCGTGGGCCAGACGTTCCTGTACGGGGCGAAGGGCGGCGAGATCTACGTGCTGGGCAGCGCCGCCGGGCGGCCGCTGATCAACGCCGTGGGCCGGCCGCGGGTGGTGATCAACGGCACCGCGCTGGACTACCTGGCCGAATCCTTCATGGCCGGCGATCCGCTGGAGGGCGGCGGGTTCTGCATCCTCAACGGCGTGACCTTCGACCACGACGGACGCATCGTCGATCTCGACACGCCCTACCCCGGCGGCAACCTCTTCTCTCTGGCCAGCGGCGGCGCGATCTACGCCCGCGATCCCTATCGCCGCCTGGATGAAGACCAGCTGAACGGCGGCCGCTTTGCCGATCTGACCGCGGCCGACTGGAATCTGATCCGGCCCTACCTGGAAGAGAACGAGCGGCTCTTCGCCATCCCCGTGGAGCGACTCCTCACCGTGGACGGCCACGTCCGCAGCCCCGAAGACGTCTACCGCAAGGTCGAACCTGTCGAGCTGGGCGTGCTCAAAGGGTAG
- a CDS encoding MFS transporter gives MSRAFAGSSWRWLILLAAAEVATMLTFGSYSGALPVLRREWGLSAAQAGAIFAGQQIGYTGAVLVLSTLTDVIGVRRIYLASAVWNGVFGLLFAGFARDFPSALLLRTLGGMGLAGTYMPGMRLVVETFPAATRGGAMGVYIGAFSLGTSLSLLLTGALLPLGWRTAFTLTAVGPLAAAALAWPVVQDVSPLPARRRIEVGRVLRNVRALRFITAYAAHNWELFGMRAWLPAFLTSLWVERGLPLTSATARGAAFSSLVLLASGASNAFGGWLSDSLGRRRTIVIFLTASALLSATIGWTPSLGLRFVLGLAVFYGLLVTAESSTLSTAVAESADPRALGATMAIQSSLGFLVTAVSPPLFGAILDATNGTWGWAFLSLGIVALLGVLVVARL, from the coding sequence GTGTCCCGTGCTTTCGCCGGGTCCTCGTGGCGTTGGCTGATCCTCCTGGCCGCGGCCGAGGTGGCCACCATGCTCACCTTCGGCAGCTACTCCGGCGCGCTGCCGGTGCTGCGGCGGGAGTGGGGTCTCTCCGCCGCGCAGGCCGGGGCGATCTTCGCCGGCCAGCAGATCGGGTACACCGGTGCGGTGCTGGTCCTGAGCACCCTGACGGATGTGATCGGCGTCCGCCGCATCTACCTGGCCTCAGCGGTCTGGAACGGCGTCTTCGGCCTGCTGTTCGCGGGCTTCGCCCGCGACTTCCCCTCCGCCCTCCTCCTGCGCACCCTGGGCGGGATGGGCCTCGCCGGGACGTACATGCCGGGGATGCGCCTGGTCGTGGAGACCTTCCCCGCGGCGACGCGCGGCGGGGCCATGGGGGTGTACATCGGCGCCTTCAGCCTCGGGACGAGCCTCTCGCTGCTGCTGACCGGCGCCCTGCTGCCCCTGGGATGGCGGACCGCGTTCACCCTCACCGCCGTGGGTCCCCTTGCGGCCGCAGCCCTGGCCTGGCCCGTGGTGCAGGACGTCTCGCCGCTCCCGGCGCGACGCCGGATCGAGGTGGGACGGGTGCTGCGCAACGTCCGCGCCCTGCGTTTCATCACCGCCTACGCCGCGCACAACTGGGAGCTGTTCGGGATGCGCGCCTGGCTGCCGGCCTTCTTGACCTCGCTCTGGGTGGAACGCGGGCTTCCGCTCACCTCGGCGACGGCGCGCGGCGCCGCGTTTTCCTCCCTGGTCCTGCTGGCTAGCGGGGCGAGCAACGCCTTCGGAGGCTGGCTGTCCGACTCGCTGGGCCGGCGCCGGACCATCGTGATCTTCCTCACCGCCTCGGCCCTCCTCTCCGCGACCATCGGCTGGACGCCGTCGCTGGGCCTGCGATTCGTGCTCGGTCTGGCGGTCTTCTACGGCCTGCTGGTCACGGCGGAGTCGTCCACGCTGTCCACCGCCGTGGCGGAGTCCGCCGATCCCCGGGCCCTCGGCGCGACGATGGCGATCCAATCGAGCCTGGGCTTTCTGGTCACGGCGGTCTCCCCGCCCCTGTTCGGCGCCATCCTCGACGCGACCAACGGGACGTGGGGGTGGGCCTTCCTCTCGCTGGGGATCGTCGCGCTGCTCGGCGTCCTCGTGGTGGCCAGACTCTGA
- the mfd gene encoding transcription-repair coupling factor yields the protein MSLRGLLPPLREEPSYKQALDAVRSGTRPWLVGPTGSEKALVLAALAGDLDLIADGTVLIVTPSREAADRLHDDLLAFLPELEERLIVYPQWEIFTADDGRPPAEAAGERLAVLMRLLERPALWIIAPVAALLRRIPGPDDLLKTSERVAPGQRLDLMRLTAFLASAGYRRVDLVGARGEFAVRGGILDVFPPQAEAPVRVEWCGDEIESVRAFEIESQRSTQMLGQALLPPVAEAGGDASLLTYLTPGALVVYDEPVDLQRQARSLLEGPQAADPPAFFTWDEPPPEGLRAVALSAVHGADRLEVEIPLRFPGVEAFGGQMKLLARSMEEWVVAGRRVVIATAQSRRISEILRDHGLAVTAAAALEAAPEPGQVVAVEAPLSHGFQIETAGLVVVTDSEMVGWRRRRRRQRFREGVRLYSWTDLAPGDYVVHIHHGIGIYRGMRRLLLNGAERDYLELEYAQGDRLFVPTDQINLVQRYIGVEGQRPKVHRLSGAEWEREKRKVREAAREMARELLALYALRESTAGHAFAPDTPWQHELEATFEFEETPDQWLAIQDVKRDMEQPRPMDRLIAGDVGYGKTEVALRAAFKAVMDGKQVAVLVPTTVLAQQHYNVFLKRLAAYPVRVDVVSRFRTRAELKKTLAELAAGTLDIVIGTHRLLEKDVRFKDLGLLIIDEEQRFGVRHKEKLKQLRATVDVLTLTATPIPRTLHMSLAGLRDMSVMETPPEARLPIHTEIRPYDDDLVRWAILRELERGGQVYVVHNRVETIERAARRIRALVPEARVAVAHGQMPEERLEQVMMDFLGGRDNVLVCTTIVEIGLDIPLVNTILIEDAHLMGLSQLYQLRGRVGRADRQAYCYLLYPRGAQLTEEARRRLQAMQEFVELGSGLKLAMRDLEIRGAGNLLGPEQHGHLAAVGFELYARLLDEAVRELRGQIVEETPETTIDLGVDAFLPETYVSDEGQRMALYRKLAAARTVEEAEEVAEEIVDRYGTMPAAAAHLVEIVRLRALAREAGVVAITRERDRITLRPAAGWTPTAEEEPRLTAPFRGRLTVASGMLRLRTEGTNFAEDAEWIRRALSALKGLTRRREPAAVR from the coding sequence ATGAGTCTCCGCGGGCTGCTCCCGCCCCTGCGGGAGGAGCCGTCCTACAAGCAGGCGCTGGACGCCGTCCGCTCCGGAACCCGGCCGTGGCTGGTGGGCCCCACGGGATCGGAAAAGGCCCTGGTCCTGGCCGCCCTGGCCGGCGATCTCGATCTGATCGCCGACGGCACGGTGCTCATCGTGACGCCCTCCCGGGAAGCGGCGGACCGGCTGCATGACGACCTGCTGGCGTTCCTGCCTGAACTCGAGGAACGGCTCATCGTGTATCCCCAATGGGAGATCTTCACTGCAGACGACGGCCGGCCGCCCGCCGAGGCCGCCGGTGAGCGCCTGGCGGTGCTGATGCGCCTCCTGGAGCGGCCGGCCCTGTGGATCATCGCCCCGGTGGCCGCGTTGCTGCGTCGGATCCCGGGTCCCGATGACCTCCTCAAGACCTCGGAGCGCGTCGCGCCCGGGCAGCGCCTGGACCTGATGCGTCTGACCGCCTTCCTCGCTTCGGCCGGATACCGCCGCGTCGATCTGGTCGGTGCCCGCGGGGAGTTTGCCGTGCGCGGGGGCATCCTCGACGTCTTCCCGCCGCAGGCGGAGGCGCCGGTGCGGGTCGAGTGGTGTGGGGATGAGATCGAGTCCGTCCGCGCCTTCGAGATCGAATCCCAGCGCAGCACGCAGATGCTGGGGCAGGCCCTCCTCCCCCCGGTTGCCGAGGCGGGGGGAGACGCGTCGCTCCTGACGTACCTGACCCCGGGCGCCCTGGTGGTGTACGACGAACCCGTAGACCTGCAGCGCCAGGCCCGCTCGCTGCTCGAGGGTCCTCAGGCGGCGGACCCACCGGCCTTTTTCACCTGGGACGAGCCGCCGCCGGAAGGGCTGCGTGCGGTGGCGCTGTCGGCGGTACATGGCGCCGACCGTCTTGAAGTCGAGATCCCGCTCCGCTTCCCCGGCGTCGAGGCCTTCGGCGGCCAGATGAAGCTCCTGGCCCGATCGATGGAGGAGTGGGTGGTCGCCGGGCGCCGTGTCGTCATCGCCACGGCGCAGAGCCGGCGGATCAGCGAGATCCTCCGGGACCACGGGCTGGCGGTGACGGCGGCCGCGGCGCTGGAGGCGGCGCCGGAACCGGGGCAGGTAGTCGCCGTGGAGGCCCCGCTGAGCCACGGATTCCAGATCGAGACCGCGGGGCTCGTCGTGGTGACGGACAGCGAGATGGTGGGCTGGCGCCGGCGACGGCGGCGCCAGCGGTTCCGCGAGGGTGTCCGCCTGTACTCCTGGACGGACCTCGCCCCCGGCGACTACGTCGTCCACATCCATCACGGCATCGGGATCTACCGCGGCATGCGGCGGCTGCTCCTGAACGGCGCCGAGCGGGACTACCTGGAGCTGGAGTACGCGCAGGGCGACCGGCTCTTCGTGCCCACCGACCAGATCAACCTGGTGCAGCGCTACATCGGGGTGGAAGGCCAGCGGCCGAAGGTCCACCGGCTCTCGGGCGCGGAGTGGGAACGCGAGAAACGCAAAGTGCGCGAGGCCGCCCGGGAGATGGCCCGGGAACTGCTGGCGCTCTACGCGCTGCGGGAGAGCACGGCCGGACACGCGTTCGCTCCGGACACGCCCTGGCAGCACGAGCTGGAGGCGACCTTCGAGTTCGAGGAGACGCCGGATCAGTGGCTGGCCATCCAGGACGTGAAGCGCGACATGGAGCAGCCCCGGCCCATGGACCGCCTCATCGCCGGGGACGTGGGGTACGGCAAGACCGAAGTGGCCCTCCGCGCCGCCTTCAAGGCGGTGATGGACGGCAAGCAGGTCGCGGTCCTGGTCCCCACCACGGTCCTGGCCCAGCAGCACTACAACGTCTTCCTGAAGCGCCTCGCCGCCTACCCCGTCAGGGTCGATGTGGTCAGCCGCTTCCGGACCCGCGCCGAGTTGAAGAAGACACTGGCGGAACTGGCCGCGGGAACCCTGGACATCGTCATCGGCACCCACCGGCTCCTGGAAAAGGACGTCCGCTTCAAGGACCTGGGCCTGCTCATCATCGACGAAGAGCAACGCTTCGGCGTACGGCACAAGGAGAAGTTGAAGCAGCTGCGGGCGACCGTGGACGTGCTGACGCTCACCGCCACGCCGATCCCCCGGACTCTGCACATGTCCCTGGCCGGGCTACGGGACATGTCCGTGATGGAGACCCCGCCCGAGGCCCGGCTGCCCATCCACACCGAGATCCGCCCCTATGACGACGACCTGGTGCGCTGGGCGATCCTGCGGGAACTGGAGCGGGGCGGGCAGGTCTACGTCGTCCACAACCGCGTGGAGACCATCGAGCGCGCGGCCCGCCGCATCCGGGCCCTCGTCCCCGAGGCCAGGGTGGCCGTGGCCCACGGGCAGATGCCGGAGGAGCGGCTGGAGCAGGTCATGATGGACTTCCTGGGCGGGCGCGACAACGTGCTGGTCTGCACGACCATCGTGGAGATCGGATTGGATATCCCGCTGGTGAACACCATCCTGATCGAGGACGCGCACCTGATGGGGCTGTCGCAGCTCTACCAGTTGCGCGGCCGCGTAGGACGGGCCGACCGGCAGGCCTACTGTTACCTCCTCTACCCCCGCGGGGCCCAGCTCACGGAGGAGGCGCGCCGGCGCCTGCAGGCGATGCAGGAGTTCGTCGAGCTCGGCTCGGGTCTCAAGCTGGCGATGCGCGACCTGGAGATCCGCGGTGCGGGCAACCTCCTCGGGCCCGAGCAGCACGGCCACCTGGCCGCCGTGGGGTTCGAGCTGTACGCGCGGCTGCTGGATGAGGCGGTGCGGGAGCTGCGCGGACAGATCGTGGAGGAGACGCCGGAGACGACCATCGACCTGGGCGTGGACGCCTTCCTCCCGGAGACCTACGTCTCGGACGAAGGTCAGCGCATGGCCCTGTATCGCAAGCTGGCCGCCGCGCGCACCGTTGAGGAGGCGGAGGAGGTGGCAGAGGAGATCGTCGATCGCTACGGGACCATGCCGGCCGCCGCGGCGCACCTCGTGGAGATCGTCCGGCTGCGCGCCCTGGCCCGGGAGGCCGGCGTGGTGGCGATCACGCGCGAGCGGGACCGCATCACCCTGCGGCCCGCCGCGGGATGGACCCCGACGGCCGAGGAGGAACCCCGGCTCACCGCGCCCTTCCGCGGGCGGCTCACCGTGGCCAGCGGGATGCTGCGACTGCGGACCGAAGGCACCAACTTCGCCGAGGACGCGGAGTGGATCCGCCGGGCCCTCTCCGCCCTCAAGGGCCTGACGCGCCGGCGCGAACCGGCGGCGGTTCGGTAG
- a CDS encoding peptidylprolyl isomerase has translation MAKNLRTVVLALLLALAGTAAALALTRGMQQGTGVAATVNGEVIYRSELDREVAAVAQQYRIDLTSAEGRKQREEISRIVLDQMIEQRLILQEARKRHALATEAQVAAAVEEIRKNFPSDAEFQFALDQRNLTLDDLRKRLRTTLTVQNLQARVSQATVNSSEVARYYEQNRREFDRPEQVRVRHILVETEAEARLVLARLMRGEKFADLARQLSRDPGSKDQGGDLGFVARGQLVPEFERAAFALQPGQISGIVKTQYGYHVIQGIARQAGKPSTLAEVSDEIRRQLLTRKQEADFARWLQQVKQTATITRTDTTR, from the coding sequence ATGGCCAAGAATCTACGCACCGTGGTGCTGGCTCTGCTCCTGGCGCTCGCGGGGACGGCGGCGGCGCTGGCCCTGACGCGGGGGATGCAACAGGGAACCGGCGTCGCGGCCACGGTCAACGGCGAGGTCATCTACCGCAGCGAACTGGACCGCGAGGTGGCGGCCGTCGCCCAGCAATACCGGATCGACCTGACCAGCGCCGAGGGACGCAAGCAGCGGGAGGAGATCTCGCGCATTGTGCTGGACCAGATGATCGAGCAGCGCCTGATTCTGCAGGAAGCGCGCAAACGCCACGCCCTGGCCACCGAGGCGCAGGTGGCCGCCGCCGTTGAGGAGATCCGCAAGAACTTCCCCTCCGATGCGGAGTTTCAGTTTGCCCTGGACCAGCGCAACCTGACCCTGGACGACCTGCGGAAGCGGCTGCGCACCACCCTCACCGTCCAGAATCTGCAGGCCCGGGTCAGCCAGGCTACCGTTAACAGCTCGGAGGTCGCCAGGTACTATGAGCAGAACCGCCGGGAGTTCGACCGCCCGGAACAGGTGCGGGTGCGGCACATCCTCGTGGAGACCGAGGCGGAAGCCCGGCTCGTGCTGGCCCGGTTGATGCGCGGGGAGAAGTTCGCGGACCTGGCCCGGCAGCTCTCCAGGGACCCCGGCAGCAAGGACCAGGGCGGAGACCTGGGGTTCGTGGCGCGGGGCCAGCTCGTCCCGGAGTTCGAGCGGGCCGCCTTCGCCCTGCAGCCCGGCCAGATCTCCGGCATCGTCAAGACCCAGTACGGCTACCATGTGATCCAGGGGATCGCCCGCCAGGCCGGCAAGCCCAGCACGCTGGCCGAGGTCTCCGACGAGATCCGCCGCCAGCTGTTGACCAGGAAGCAGGAGGCGGACTTTGCCCGGTGGTTGCAGCAGGTCAAACAGACGGCGACCATCACCCGAACCGATACGACTAGGTGA
- a CDS encoding S4 domain-containing protein, translating into MRLDKFLQVSRLIKRRAVANRLCDHGRIRVNGVVARPSAAVRPGDVITISRGDRRVVAKVVSETLAEILSRTTVEEWRA; encoded by the coding sequence GTGCGGCTGGACAAGTTCCTGCAGGTTAGCCGGTTGATCAAGCGCCGGGCGGTCGCCAACCGGCTGTGCGACCACGGACGAATCCGGGTGAACGGGGTGGTGGCCAGGCCCTCGGCGGCGGTCCGCCCCGGGGACGTGATCACCATCAGCCGGGGGGATCGCCGCGTCGTGGCCAAGGTCGTCTCAGAGACCCTGGCGGAGATCCTGTCGCGGACCACGGTGGAGGAGTGGCGTGC